Below is a genomic region from Sinorhizobium meliloti.
AGACGCAGGTCAAGGCTCACGCGTCCATCCTCGAGGTCTTCGCGGCCATCGACGATCGCATGCTGGTAGACCCAAGGCAGCAACTGCAGCTGATCGAGACCCAGAACGACGGTGCACTCGGTCATGACGCCCGAAAGACGCCGGCCTATTTCAGTGAGAAGATCGTCGACACCTTCGCCGGTCATGGCCGAAACGGCGACCGTGTTGTCGGCGCTCGCGGCCTTCTTCACCAGCGCTTCGCGCACTTCCGGCTCGACCTTGTCGATCTTGTTCCAGACCTCGACAATGCGCTCGGCACCCTCCTTCTCGTCGATGCCGAGATCGGCCAGGATGCGCAGCACGTCGCTTGCCTGGGCCTGATTGTCCGGATCGGACAGGTCGCGCACATGCAGAACCAGGTCGGCCTCGAGTACCTCTTCCAGCGTCGCCCGGAAGGCGGCGACCAGATGCGTCGGCAGATCGGAAATGAAGCCGACGGTGTCGGAGAGGATGACCATACGCCCATGCGGCAGTTTCAGCCGCCTCAGCGTCGGATCCAGCGTCGCGAAGAGCATGTCTTCGGCGAGCACGCCGGCCCCGGTCATCCGGTTGAAGAGCGTCGATTTGCCCGCGTTCGTATAGCCTACGAGCGCGACGATCGGATGCGGCACCTTCTTGCGCTTCGACCGGTGAAGCTGGCGCGTGCGCCGCACCTGCTCCAACTCGCGCTCCAGCTTGACGATCCTGTCCTGCAGCAGCCGGCGGTCGGCCTCGATCTGCGTTTCGCCGGGCCCGCCCATGAAACCCGCGCCGCCACGCTGCCGTTCGAGGTGCGTCCAGCTGCGAACCAGGCGGCCCTTCTGATAATTGAGATGTGCGAGATCGACCTGCAGCGTGCCCTCCCTGGTGGAGGCACGCCGGCCGAAGATTTCCAGAATGAGGCCGGTGCGGTCGATGACCTTGGCGTTCCATTCCTTCTCGAGATTGCGCTGCTGGACAGGCGTCAGCGGGTGATCGACGATCACGAGCCCCGCATCCTTCTCGCTCAGGACGTGACCGATCTCCTCGATCTTGCCGGTGCCGAGCAGCGTGCCCGGTTTTGGCTGGGCGACGGAAACGATCATGCCGTGAACGACGTCCAGGTCGATGGCGAGCGCCAGGCCCGTCGCCTCCTCCAGCCGGCTTTCGTCCGAACGCGTAGCGGGCTGCGCAACGATGTCGGCAGAAGCCTTCCCGGTCTTTTTCAGGATCGGAACGACGACGACGGCACGCGAATCATCGCGGAGCCTCTCGAGCTCCGGAATGATCGACGACGATTTTGAATCACGCTTGGTAATGTTCCTCACATCCCGTCAGGAGGCAGCTTCCTCATTCTCGAACATCTGCAACGGCTGGCCCGGCATGATCGTCGAGATGGCGTGCTTGTAGACGAGCTGAGAATGACCGTCGCGGCGCAACAGCACACAGAAATTGTCAAACGATGTTACGACACCCGTCAGCTTGACGCCGTTGATGAGGAATATGGTCAAAGAAATCTTTTGCTTGCGGACCGTGTTGAGAAAGAGATCCTGCAAGTTTTGAGAACGTTCCGCCATCGCGCCGCTTCTTTCTTATTTGCCGGCGTTCTGGCGCCGGTGCATTTTGTTAATTTTTAAGGTGTCACGTACGATCCCGGCACCTCCGCAGGGTTTGGTATCAAATCACCGTCTTTTCCGCAATGTCGAAAAAGGCCTCGCGAATATTCTGTGCTATGCTTCCTGGATGACCGTTGCCGATCGTCTTTCCGTCGACGGAAACGACGGGAAAGCAGATGCTGGTAGCAGCGGTGATGAAGACCTCCCGCGCTGCGAGCATTTCTTCCACGGAGAAGGCCGTTTCCTCGATCGCAAGGCCCAGCGGCTTGGCCACGTCCATCAGGGTGGTGCGGGTCACGCCGCGCAGAATGCCACTTTCCGCCGGGCGGGTGCGTAACGTCCCTTCGCGGTCCACGATCCATACATTCGTCGCCGCCCCCTCTTTGACCATGCCGTCCACGTCGACGAAGATCGCCTCCTGCGCGCCCGCTTCCTTCGCCTGCTGACGGGCAAGCACATTCGGGAGAAGGCCGACGCTCTTGATATCGACGCGATCCCACCGGTTCTCCGGCACCGTTATCGCCGATATGCCCTCGGCATTCTTCCGGGCGATCGCCCCGGGATCCGTGCGTTTGGCGGTGACGACGATCGAAGGCGGCGTGTCCGCATCAGGGAAAACATGATCCCGCCGCGCGACGCCGCGGGTCACCTGCAGATAGAAGAGCCCGTTGCGGACCCTGTTTCGGCGCAGCACCTCCCGGATGACATGGATCAGCGCCGCACGACTCATCGGCCAGCCTATCCTGAGCTCGCCCAGGGATCGCCCTAGGCGATCGAGGTGTCGGGTCAGGTCGATGATGAAGCCGTGCCGCACCTCGCAGACCTCGTAGACGCCGTCGGCAAACTGGTAACCCCGGTCCTCGACGTGAATGGCGGCTTCGGCGTGCCGGACGTAAGTGCCGTTGACATAGGCGATTCTCGGCATGGCTGAGGCCCTCAGAAATATTGAATGCTGACGCGGAAGAGCTGTTCGACATCGCGGACGGTCTCGGCGGCCGCGAGGAGGACCACGCGGTCCTTCGCCTTGATCCGCGTGTTGCCGTCTGGGCGCACATAGGCCTTGTCGCGATAGAGCGCGCCGATGCGGATACCCTCCGGCAATTCGAGCTCGCGCAGCGCCTTGCCGACCAGCGGAGAGGTTTCGAGCGCCTCTGCCTCGATCACCTCCGCCATGCCGTTCTGCACCGCGTAGACCGACCGGATGCGGCCCTTTCGCACGTGCTGCAGCACACGCGAGATGGTGACGGCGCGCGGATTGATATAGGCGTCGACACCGGCGGCGCCGGCGAAGTCCTGATAGGCCGGTTCGTTGATCAGCACGAGGGTCGACTTCGCTCCAAGCCTCCTGGCAAGCATGCTCCCGAGGATGTTGATCTGGTCGTTATTCGTCAGCGCGACGACGAGATCCGCCTCCTGGACATCCGCTTGCGCCAGGATCCGCTGATCCATGGCCGAGCCGTGGAGGACCACCGTGCTGTTGAGCTTGTCGGCGACGAGCACGGCGCGATCCCGGTCGTTTTCGACGAGTTTCACCCGCATGCGCGGCTGCTGTTCCTCGATCGTTCGCGCGACGAAATAGCCGATATTGCCGGCGCCGAGGATGATGATCCGCCGCGCCTCCTGTTCTTCATGGCCGAAGAGCGCCAGCGTGCGGCGGGCATGGTCCCGGTCGCAGACCACATAGGCGAGATCGCCGGTCTTCAACTGGTCGGAGGAATGCGGAACGATCAGCTTACCGTCCCGGAAGATACCGGTCACGGTCGCGTGCAGATCGGGAAAGAGCTCGCTCAATTGCTGCAGCGGCGTGTCGACGACGGGGCAGTCTTCCATACATTCGATTGCAACCATCGCGATCCGATCGTCCGCGAAGCGCACCACGTCGGTGGCGCCGGGAAAGGATATGCGGCGAAGCACGAGCCGCCCTACCTCGATTTCCGGAGAGATCGTCACGTCGATCGGGACGTTCTCGCGCGAAAAGAGGTCGGAATATTCGGGCGCAAGATAGCTCTGCGCGCGGATGCGGGCGACCTTGGTCGGTACGTTGAAAATCGCATGGGCTACTTCGCAGGCGACGATGTTGACCTCATCGTACAGCGTTACCGCGATGAGCATGTCGGCCTGGTCGGCGCCCGCCTTCGCCAGTACATCCGGATGCGCCCCGTGGCCGACGTAACCGCGCACGTCCAGCGTCTCGGTTATGTAGGCAATCAGCGCGGCCGACGTGTCGATCACCGAAACGTCGTTATTCTCGCGCGACAGCCGCTCGGCGATGCCGTAACCGACCTGCCCTGCCCCGCATATGATCACCTTCATTGCTATTCCTTACGTCTGGGACGGATCTGCCGATGGCTCGTTATGGGTTTCTGATCACACGCCCAACGACTTCAGCTTGCGATGAAGGGCGGAGCGCTCCATTCCGACGAATTCGGCGGTGCGCGAGATATTGCCGCCGAAGCGATTGATCTGGGCGATCAGATAATCGCGTTCGAACATCTCGCGAGCCTCCCGCAGCGGCAGGGTCATGATGTGCTGATCGCCCTGCGCCGAGATCTTCGGCAGGGTGTCCCCAACCTCGTTCGGCAGCATGTCGGCGGTGATCGGCGTATCGGGACCGTCGCTGCGCGCGAGGATCATCAGGCGCTCGATGTTGTTGCGCAGTTGGCGGATATTGCCGGGCCAATCATGCGCCTGCAGTACGGCCAGCGCATCCTCGCCGATCTTGCGGGGACGGATGCCGGCCTGTTCGCTTACCTGTCGCATGAACATGTCGACCAGGAAAGGGATGTCCTCGCGCCGCTCCGCAAGAGCGGGAACGCGCACCGGAATGACGGCGAGCCGGTGATACAGGTCCTCGCGGAACAGGCCCTCGGTGATCATGTTCTCGAGATTGTAGGCGGTCGAGGAGATGATGCGGACATCGACCTTGACGCGCTTGGAGCCGCCGACCCGCTCGAACTGCTGGTCGACGAGGACGCGCAGGATCTTGTTCTGCGTTTCGCGCGGCATTTCGCCGACCTCGTCCAGGTAGAGGATGCCCCCGTGGGCCTCCTCGAGTGCACCCGTTCGACGCGGCTGCCCCGTCGTTCCTTCGGTACCGAAAAGCGCGATCTCCATTCTGTCGGGCGTGATCGCAGCCGCATTGAGAGCCACGAAAGGACCGTTGGCACGCGCGGACTTGCGATGGATCATCCGCGCGACGAGTTCCTTGCCGGAGCCGGACGGTCCCTGGATCATGATACGGCTGTTGGTGGGCGCCACTTTCTCGATCATCTGGCGCAGTTGCGACACGGCAACGGAGGTTCCGATCAGTTCCACCGGATCGCCCGACTTCCGTCTCAGCTCTGAGTTTTCCCGCTTGAGCTTGGAATTCTCGAGCGCCCGCTCGGCGATCAGGATCAGCCGGTCGGCCTTGAACGGCTTCTCGATGAAATCATAGGCTCCGCGCTTGATCGCGGAAACGGCGGTTTCGATGTTGCCGTGACCTGAGATCATCACCACCGGCAAATCGGGGTGCCGGTTCTTGATCTCGTCGAGCAGTGCCAGGCCGTCGAGCTTGCTTCCCTGCATCCAAATGTCCAGGAAGATCAGGCGCGGCACACGGTCGTTGATCGCCGCGAGAGCGCTCTCGCTGTCGAAAGCGGTCCGCGTTTCATGGCCCTCGTCCGAAAGGATTCCCGAGACGATCTCGCGAATATCCTCCTCGTCATCCACAACCAGAATATCAGCCGCCATTGGTATTACCCTTATCCTTCAAATTATCTTCGCCCCCGGTCTCGCCGGCGGGCGGCAGAACCACCCGGATCATCGCCCCGGCGCCACCGTCGAAGTCCGGCGGTGCGTCGTGCAGTTCCAGTTGCCCGCCGTGGTCCTCTATGATCTTCTTGACGATAGCGAGGCCGAGACCGGTGCCCTTATCCCGCATCGTCATGTACGGCTCCAGAATTCGGTGCCGGTTCTCGGTCGGAAGCCCCTTGCCGTTGTCGATGACGTCGACCACGAAGCGGCCGGTGGTATCATCGCGACGGGATCGGATGACGACTGTGGGCGCGCCTCGTGACGTTCCCGCGGGCACGGCTTCGATCGCCTCCACCGCGTTCTTGACGAGATTGCCGAATGCCTGACCCAGCATGCGGCCGTCGAACTGCCCCTCGAGCGGTTCGTCGCCGAAATCGCGGACGAAGTTGATGTGGCTGTTGCCCATCTCGCGCAGGAATACGGCGTCCTTCAGGATCGCCCGCAGGTCGGACTTCTCCTTCGTGGGCTTCGGCATCCGCGCGAAGGCGGAGAATTCGTCGACCATCCGGCCGATGTCCTCGACCTGGCGCACGATCGTTTCGGTGCACTGGTCGAAGACCGCACGGTCCTCCTGATCGATCTGCTTGCCGTAGCGGCGTTTCAGCCTCTCGGCCGAGAGCTGGATCGGCGTCAGCGGGTTCTTGATCTCGTGTGCGATGCGGCGAGCGACGTCCGCCCAGGCGGTGGAGCGCTGCGCGATTACCAGATCCGTGATGTCGTCGACGGTGATGACATAGGAGCCATGCGATTCGTCGCCCTCCTCTCGCGTCACCTGAACATTCATCGTGCGCTCGGTGCCGCCGCGCATGATATTGATCTGCTTGCGGTAATCGTTGCGGTAGCGGCTCTCGGCCTCGACCAGAACCGCTTCGATTTCCGGGGCCACGTCGCTGAGATTCGCTCCGATGAGCTCCGGCGCCGCCTTCTTGAGCATCCCTTCCGAAGACGGATTGAAGATGGTGATGCGGCGATCTCTGCCGACGCCGATGACTGCCGCCGTTACGCCGGAGAGCACTGCCTCGATGAAGCGGCGGCGTTGGTCGACCTCGTCCTTCGCCACCAGGATCTGATCCTGCTGGGTCCGAATTTCGCTCACCATCTTGTTGAACGTGCGCGACAGGTTGCCGACGT
It encodes:
- the hflX gene encoding GTPase HflX — translated: MRNITKRDSKSSSIIPELERLRDDSRAVVVVPILKKTGKASADIVAQPATRSDESRLEEATGLALAIDLDVVHGMIVSVAQPKPGTLLGTGKIEEIGHVLSEKDAGLVIVDHPLTPVQQRNLEKEWNAKVIDRTGLILEIFGRRASTREGTLQVDLAHLNYQKGRLVRSWTHLERQRGGAGFMGGPGETQIEADRRLLQDRIVKLERELEQVRRTRQLHRSKRKKVPHPIVALVGYTNAGKSTLFNRMTGAGVLAEDMLFATLDPTLRRLKLPHGRMVILSDTVGFISDLPTHLVAAFRATLEEVLEADLVLHVRDLSDPDNQAQASDVLRILADLGIDEKEGAERIVEVWNKIDKVEPEVREALVKKAASADNTVAVSAMTGEGVDDLLTEIGRRLSGVMTECTVVLGLDQLQLLPWVYQHAIVDGREDLEDGRVSLDLRLTEGEATELERRLGNGPKAVEEDW
- the hfq gene encoding RNA chaperone Hfq, whose amino-acid sequence is MAERSQNLQDLFLNTVRKQKISLTIFLINGVKLTGVVTSFDNFCVLLRRDGHSQLVYKHAISTIMPGQPLQMFENEEAAS
- a CDS encoding D-amino-acid transaminase: MPRIAYVNGTYVRHAEAAIHVEDRGYQFADGVYEVCEVRHGFIIDLTRHLDRLGRSLGELRIGWPMSRAALIHVIREVLRRNRVRNGLFYLQVTRGVARRDHVFPDADTPPSIVVTAKRTDPGAIARKNAEGISAITVPENRWDRVDIKSVGLLPNVLARQQAKEAGAQEAIFVDVDGMVKEGAATNVWIVDREGTLRTRPAESGILRGVTRTTLMDVAKPLGLAIEETAFSVEEMLAAREVFITAATSICFPVVSVDGKTIGNGHPGSIAQNIREAFFDIAEKTVI
- the trkA gene encoding Trk system potassium transporter TrkA, translated to MKVIICGAGQVGYGIAERLSRENNDVSVIDTSAALIAYITETLDVRGYVGHGAHPDVLAKAGADQADMLIAVTLYDEVNIVACEVAHAIFNVPTKVARIRAQSYLAPEYSDLFSRENVPIDVTISPEIEVGRLVLRRISFPGATDVVRFADDRIAMVAIECMEDCPVVDTPLQQLSELFPDLHATVTGIFRDGKLIVPHSSDQLKTGDLAYVVCDRDHARRTLALFGHEEQEARRIIILGAGNIGYFVARTIEEQQPRMRVKLVENDRDRAVLVADKLNSTVVLHGSAMDQRILAQADVQEADLVVALTNNDQINILGSMLARRLGAKSTLVLINEPAYQDFAGAAGVDAYINPRAVTISRVLQHVRKGRIRSVYAVQNGMAEVIEAEALETSPLVGKALRELELPEGIRIGALYRDKAYVRPDGNTRIKAKDRVVLLAAAETVRDVEQLFRVSIQYF
- the ntrX gene encoding two-component system response regulator NtrX; translated protein: MAADILVVDDEEDIREIVSGILSDEGHETRTAFDSESALAAINDRVPRLIFLDIWMQGSKLDGLALLDEIKNRHPDLPVVMISGHGNIETAVSAIKRGAYDFIEKPFKADRLILIAERALENSKLKRENSELRRKSGDPVELIGTSVAVSQLRQMIEKVAPTNSRIMIQGPSGSGKELVARMIHRKSARANGPFVALNAAAITPDRMEIALFGTEGTTGQPRRTGALEEAHGGILYLDEVGEMPRETQNKILRVLVDQQFERVGGSKRVKVDVRIISSTAYNLENMITEGLFREDLYHRLAVIPVRVPALAERREDIPFLVDMFMRQVSEQAGIRPRKIGEDALAVLQAHDWPGNIRQLRNNIERLMILARSDGPDTPITADMLPNEVGDTLPKISAQGDQHIMTLPLREAREMFERDYLIAQINRFGGNISRTAEFVGMERSALHRKLKSLGV
- the ntrY gene encoding two-component system sensor histidine kinase NtrY, whose translation is MPVSSVRRLGVALFMVDGMALPLGTEDGVTAAQDRRASFALPGLMLATGALICATLSLLVLLGLTPIRPERNIVIACAGINGLFVVGLIYLIAREIFRLLRARSKGRAAARLHVRIVALFSIVAITPAILVAIFASITLDVGLDRWFSLRTQAIVRSSLNVAQAYVLENASYLQGQTVSMANDLERNRQLYSLDRTGFVELMTRQARGRGMLGAFLVRADGSAILQANISTDRPLPAIPQDALKSTIAGQPTLIPPGVTNLVGAVIPLENIPGTYLYTVRNVDPEVMRSMRLMEENTAEYKTLEAGRTSLQIAFGVLYIGFALIVLLAAIWTAIAVADRIVRPIRQLIGAADSVASGNLDVVVPVRAVDGDVGNLSRTFNKMVSEIRTQQDQILVAKDEVDQRRRFIEAVLSGVTAAVIGVGRDRRITIFNPSSEGMLKKAAPELIGANLSDVAPEIEAVLVEAESRYRNDYRKQINIMRGGTERTMNVQVTREEGDESHGSYVITVDDITDLVIAQRSTAWADVARRIAHEIKNPLTPIQLSAERLKRRYGKQIDQEDRAVFDQCTETIVRQVEDIGRMVDEFSAFARMPKPTKEKSDLRAILKDAVFLREMGNSHINFVRDFGDEPLEGQFDGRMLGQAFGNLVKNAVEAIEAVPAGTSRGAPTVVIRSRRDDTTGRFVVDVIDNGKGLPTENRHRILEPYMTMRDKGTGLGLAIVKKIIEDHGGQLELHDAPPDFDGGAGAMIRVVLPPAGETGGEDNLKDKGNTNGG